From Saccharothrix espanaensis DSM 44229, the proteins below share one genomic window:
- a CDS encoding toxin-antitoxin system HicB family antitoxin, with protein MDLTPFVESLRRELATAAEAVGADAGALAQRLTSQIDSVTRLTLLEALSVAASEITRDLAPGSVDVRLRGRDPEFVVAAPPAEPAFQDTPDVTPPPPPPTGDEDGAMTRINLRLPEHLKLRVEDAAARAGISVNAWLVRAASSALEPASRQPTRNVGQRYTGWVR; from the coding sequence ATGGACCTCACGCCCTTCGTCGAAAGTCTGCGCCGCGAACTCGCGACGGCCGCTGAGGCCGTCGGCGCGGACGCGGGCGCGCTGGCCCAACGGCTCACCTCGCAGATCGACTCGGTGACCCGGCTGACCCTGCTCGAAGCCCTGTCGGTGGCGGCCTCGGAGATCACCCGCGACCTGGCCCCCGGCTCGGTCGACGTGCGGCTGCGCGGGCGCGACCCGGAGTTCGTGGTCGCCGCGCCGCCCGCCGAGCCGGCCTTCCAGGACACCCCCGACGTCACCCCGCCGCCGCCCCCGCCCACCGGCGACGAGGACGGCGCGATGACGCGGATCAACCTGCGCCTGCCCGAGCACCTCAAGCTGCGGGTGGAGGACGCCGCCGCCCGCGCCGGGATCTCGGTCAACGCCTGGCTGGTGCGCGCCGCGTCGAGCGCGCTCGAACCGGCCTCCCGGCAGCCGACCCGCAACGTCGGCCAGCGCTACACCGGCTGGGTCCGCTGA
- a CDS encoding DUF4097 family beta strand repeat-containing protein, translated as MPTFATPEPIAVTLDLVMGTTRITAGHRADTVVELRPGDPARENDLRAVEQTRVEFEDGRLLVKSPKVRGIFNKGGAVDVTIHLPTGSTVQGNTAMGSLFARGGYGEFRFKSAAGDVEVERSGPTYLRTAMGNLVAVHVTGEADVLTGSGDLRVDHVAGSAVARNSNGAIRLGEVTGAVRAQNANGDVVIDRALADVTAKTANGSVRIDEVVRGNVVLETAAGRLEVGIREGSAAWLDVRTVLGAVHNSLESATGPESGTETVEVRARNGFGDIVIRRAPNKED; from the coding sequence ATGCCCACTTTCGCCACGCCCGAACCGATCGCCGTCACCCTCGACCTGGTGATGGGCACGACCCGGATCACCGCCGGACACCGCGCCGACACCGTCGTCGAACTGCGCCCCGGCGACCCGGCCCGCGAGAACGACCTGCGCGCCGTCGAGCAGACCCGCGTCGAGTTCGAGGACGGCCGGCTGCTGGTCAAGTCGCCCAAGGTGCGGGGCATCTTCAACAAGGGCGGCGCGGTCGACGTGACCATCCACCTGCCCACCGGCTCCACCGTGCAGGGCAACACCGCGATGGGCAGCCTGTTCGCCCGCGGCGGGTACGGCGAGTTCCGCTTCAAGAGCGCCGCCGGCGACGTCGAGGTCGAGCGGTCCGGGCCGACCTACCTGCGCACCGCCATGGGCAACCTGGTGGCGGTCCACGTCACCGGCGAGGCCGACGTGCTCACCGGGTCGGGCGACCTGCGCGTGGACCACGTCGCCGGCAGCGCCGTGGCGCGCAACTCCAACGGCGCCATCCGGCTCGGCGAGGTCACCGGCGCGGTGCGGGCGCAGAACGCCAACGGCGACGTCGTGATCGACCGGGCGCTGGCCGACGTCACCGCGAAGACCGCCAACGGCAGCGTGCGGATCGACGAGGTGGTGCGCGGCAACGTCGTGCTGGAGACCGCCGCGGGCCGGCTGGAGGTCGGCATCCGCGAGGGCTCCGCCGCGTGGCTCGACGTCCGGACCGTGCTGGGCGCGGTGCACAACTCGCTGGAGTCGGCCACCGGCCCCGAATCCGGCACCGAGACCGTCGAGGTCCGGGCCCGCAACGGCTTCGGCGACATCGTGATCCGCCGAGCCCCGAACAAGGAGGACTGA
- a CDS encoding cytochrome P450, giving the protein MTDTTGWAVHPHQFWLRGERPAERVSFDAEKGLWNVYGYEEVATVLADPKTFSSAHVNDLFPVDVPPESSAGNLLDLDPPDHRKLRNLVSKGFSAKVVADLEPRIAALTHELLDAVEGDRLELVDGLAYPLPVIVIAELLGLPAADRELFRDWVDVLFSQKNDITTTADKEQMEADFAVQNEALAPMFQYLREHAAQRRKDPRDDLISALVRAEVDGERLTDTELVNFTTVLLVAGHITTTMLLGNTTLCLDAHPDQRARLRADRSGIPTAIEESLRFLTPFSVMARATTTPVVVGGREIPADQLVLVSLAAANRDPGKFADPDAFDARRDPNPHLGFGRGIHFCVGAPLARLEGRIAIDILLDRFPDLRVDPEIPPTFMPSPFMTGVRTLHLRTA; this is encoded by the coding sequence ATGACCGACACCACCGGGTGGGCCGTCCACCCGCACCAGTTCTGGCTGCGCGGCGAGCGCCCCGCCGAACGGGTCTCGTTCGACGCGGAGAAGGGCTTATGGAACGTCTACGGGTACGAGGAGGTGGCCACCGTGCTCGCCGACCCGAAGACGTTCTCCTCGGCCCACGTCAACGACCTGTTCCCGGTCGACGTCCCGCCCGAGTCCAGCGCCGGCAACCTGCTCGACCTCGACCCGCCCGACCACCGCAAGCTGCGCAACCTGGTGAGCAAGGGCTTTTCCGCCAAGGTCGTCGCGGACCTGGAGCCGCGGATCGCCGCGCTCACCCACGAGCTGCTCGACGCGGTCGAGGGCGACCGGCTGGAGCTGGTCGACGGCCTGGCCTACCCGCTGCCGGTGATCGTCATCGCCGAGCTGCTCGGCCTGCCGGCCGCGGACCGGGAGCTGTTCCGCGACTGGGTGGACGTGCTGTTCTCGCAGAAGAACGACATCACGACGACGGCCGACAAGGAGCAGATGGAGGCCGACTTCGCGGTCCAGAACGAAGCCCTGGCCCCGATGTTCCAGTACCTGCGGGAGCACGCCGCCCAACGCCGGAAGGACCCCCGTGACGACCTGATCAGCGCGCTGGTGCGGGCGGAGGTCGACGGGGAGCGGCTGACCGACACCGAGCTGGTCAACTTCACCACCGTGCTGCTGGTGGCCGGGCACATCACCACCACCATGCTGCTGGGCAACACCACCCTGTGCCTGGACGCCCACCCCGACCAGCGGGCCCGGCTGCGCGCGGACCGCTCCGGGATCCCCACCGCGATCGAGGAGTCCCTGCGGTTCCTCACCCCGTTCTCGGTGATGGCCCGCGCCACCACAACCCCGGTGGTCGTCGGCGGCCGGGAGATCCCCGCCGACCAGCTGGTGCTGGTGTCGTTGGCCGCGGCCAACCGCGACCCGGGCAAGTTCGCCGACCCGGACGCGTTCGACGCCCGCCGCGACCCCAACCCGCACCTCGGCTTCGGCCGCGGCATCCACTTCTGCGTCGGGGCCCCGCTGGCCCGGCTGGAAGGCCGCATCGCGATCGACATCCTGCTCGACCGGTTCCCCGACCTGCGGGTGGACCCGGAGATCCCGCCGACGTTCATGCCCTCGCCGTTCATGACCGGCGTGCGCACGCTCCACCTCCGCACCGCCTAG
- a CDS encoding ATP-binding cassette domain-containing protein translates to MTISAFGLRKSFGDHVVLDGIDLDVPEGAVFSLLGPNGAGKTTAVQILSTLITADTGEVTICGHDLHRDPDGVRSVIGVTGQFSAVDGLLTGEENLRLMADLRHLPRTEGRRVVRGLLSRFDLADAADRPASTYSGGMRRRLDLAMTLVGGPRVIFLDEPTTGLDPRSRHGLWQIIRELVAGEGVTIFLTTQYLEEADQLADRIAVLDGGKLVAEGTSDELKKLVPGGHVSLRFGDLRSLDAAARALPVTSRDDDALTLQVPGDGGVRSLRALLDVLDRADVEPDELTVHTPDLDDVFFALTGRPTLEESAR, encoded by the coding sequence ATGACCATCTCGGCCTTTGGGCTGCGCAAAAGCTTCGGCGACCACGTCGTGCTCGACGGCATCGACCTGGACGTGCCGGAGGGCGCGGTCTTCTCCCTGCTCGGCCCGAACGGGGCCGGCAAGACCACCGCCGTGCAGATCCTGTCCACGCTGATCACCGCCGACACCGGGGAGGTGACCATCTGCGGGCACGACCTGCACCGCGACCCGGACGGCGTGCGCTCGGTGATCGGCGTGACCGGCCAGTTCTCCGCCGTCGACGGCCTGCTGACCGGCGAGGAGAACCTGCGGCTGATGGCCGACCTGCGGCACCTGCCGCGCACCGAGGGCCGGCGGGTCGTGCGCGGGCTGCTGTCCCGGTTCGACCTGGCGGACGCGGCGGACAGGCCCGCGTCCACCTACTCCGGCGGGATGCGCCGCCGGCTGGACCTGGCGATGACCCTGGTCGGCGGGCCCCGGGTGATCTTCCTGGACGAGCCGACCACCGGCCTGGACCCGCGCAGCCGGCACGGCCTGTGGCAGATCATCCGGGAACTGGTCGCCGGCGAGGGCGTGACGATCTTCCTCACCACCCAGTACCTGGAGGAGGCCGACCAGCTCGCTGACCGGATCGCCGTGCTCGACGGCGGGAAGCTGGTCGCCGAGGGCACCTCCGACGAGCTCAAGAAGCTGGTGCCGGGCGGGCACGTGAGCTTGCGGTTCGGCGACCTGCGCTCGCTGGACGCGGCGGCCCGCGCGCTGCCCGTGACGAGCCGGGACGACGACGCGCTGACGTTGCAGGTGCCCGGCGACGGCGGTGTGCGGTCGCTGCGCGCGCTGCTGGACGTGCTGGACCGGGCCGACGTCGAGCCCGACGAGCTGACCGTGCACACCCCCGACCTCGACGACGTGTTCTTCGCCCTGACCGGGCGGCCGACCCTGGAGGAGTCCGCGCGATGA
- a CDS encoding ABC transporter permease, translated as MSAHTLSDSATMLRRDFKHLQRYPVMAISGLLMPVFMMLLFVYVFGSAMVSTVGGGAYVDYLVPGILVMAVGAGSAGTAINVNVDMTEGIIARFRTMAISRVSVLTGQVVGSMIRTVVTLALVVAVALLIGFRPQASVGGWLLAAGVLLMLTLALTWLAVAGGLAAKKPEGANGFSLPFQFLPFLSSAFTPTDSMAPGLAWFAEHQPFTPIIDTLRAVLSGTPVGDSAWWAVGWCALGTAIGYAQARKLYNRDPAR; from the coding sequence ATGAGCGCCCACACCCTGTCCGACTCGGCGACCATGCTGCGCCGGGACTTCAAGCACCTCCAGCGCTACCCGGTGATGGCCATCAGCGGCCTGCTGATGCCGGTGTTCATGATGCTGCTGTTCGTCTACGTGTTCGGCAGCGCGATGGTGAGCACCGTCGGCGGCGGCGCGTACGTCGACTACCTGGTGCCGGGCATCCTGGTGATGGCCGTCGGCGCGGGGTCGGCCGGCACCGCCATCAACGTCAACGTCGACATGACCGAGGGGATCATCGCCCGGTTCCGGACCATGGCGATCAGCCGGGTGTCGGTGCTGACCGGGCAGGTCGTCGGCAGCATGATCCGCACGGTGGTGACGCTGGCGCTGGTGGTGGCCGTGGCGCTGCTGATCGGGTTCCGGCCGCAGGCGTCGGTCGGCGGGTGGCTGCTGGCGGCCGGCGTGCTGCTGATGCTCACGCTGGCGCTGACCTGGCTGGCCGTCGCGGGCGGCCTGGCGGCCAAGAAGCCCGAGGGCGCGAACGGGTTCTCGCTGCCGTTCCAGTTCCTGCCGTTCCTCAGCAGCGCGTTCACCCCCACCGACTCGATGGCGCCGGGGCTGGCGTGGTTCGCCGAGCACCAGCCGTTCACGCCGATCATCGACACGCTGCGCGCCGTGCTCTCCGGGACGCCGGTTGGCGACAGCGCGTGGTGGGCCGTCGGGTGGTGCGCGCTGGGCACCGCGATCGGCTACGCGCAGGCGCGCAAGCTGTACAACCGCGATCCGGCGCGGTGA
- a CDS encoding SulP family inorganic anion transporter: protein MGRVAGDPSARSALVLGLCGLAVIVFWKKAPARLRHVPGPLAAVVVVAALAASTQADVRKLSVGALVDAVSLPTAESATALLTPHALGTALVFALIASAESLFGASAVDRMHTARCGGRTGARRWCWC from the coding sequence GTGGGCCGGGTCGCCGGCGACCCGTCGGCCCGGTCCGCGCTGGTGTTGGGCCTGTGCGGGCTCGCGGTGATCGTGTTCTGGAAGAAGGCCCCGGCGCGGCTGCGGCACGTCCCGGGCCCGCTCGCGGCGGTGGTCGTGGTGGCGGCGCTGGCCGCGTCCACCCAGGCCGACGTCCGCAAGCTGTCGGTGGGGGCGCTGGTCGACGCGGTGTCGCTGCCCACGGCGGAGTCGGCGACCGCGCTGCTCACCCCGCACGCCCTGGGCACGGCGCTGGTGTTCGCGCTGATCGCGTCGGCCGAGAGCCTGTTCGGCGCGTCGGCCGTCGACCGGATGCACACCGCCCGCTGTGGCGGCAGGACCGGGGCGAGGCGGTGGTGCTGGTGCTGA
- a CDS encoding STAS domain-containing protein, whose translation MLTAVAIVATDLLEGVLIGLVAALVKLAWQVSRLRVEVDRTPAGTLVRLHGGATFLGIPKLRTALDALPPGDVRLDLSALTHLDRTSRGAVEEWARQRREEGANASVDPPPGAAESFADTGAR comes from the coding sequence GTGCTGACCGCGGTCGCGATCGTCGCCACCGACCTGCTGGAGGGCGTGCTGATCGGCTTGGTCGCCGCGCTGGTCAAGCTCGCCTGGCAGGTCTCGCGCCTGCGAGTCGAGGTCGACCGGACGCCCGCCGGGACCCTCGTCCGGCTGCACGGCGGCGCGACCTTCCTCGGGATCCCGAAGCTGCGGACGGCGCTCGACGCCCTGCCCCCGGGCGACGTCCGGCTCGACCTGTCCGCGCTCACCCACCTCGACCGCACCAGCCGCGGCGCGGTCGAGGAATGGGCACGTCAGCGCCGGGAGGAGGGCGCGAACGCCAGTGTGGACCCGCCGCCGGGCGCGGCTGAGTCCTTCGCGGACACCGGGGCTCGGTGA
- a CDS encoding MFS transporter, whose translation MSRGWVRLQAAAVSGSVAEGVMLTTLPLVAVSITTDPREVSLVNIVGQSPWLLFSLFAGVLIDRVRRTTVLGFAYGVQACAAAVFAVAGLMDAINLPLVLVLAFVVTSAQVLGDGASGALVPEVVEPAEFAAANTRLMLIDRGVVQFVVPPTAGFLVGFGFGMPPWLALLAALVALLVSRGIPARSVTPSRKHPLRDIADGLKFLVGTPLLLSITVAVAVGSFAASAYMSMFVLYVHEILGLGAVGYGVMMTCMAVGWVASSFVVRRVVARLGYAWSMRISQVGMVTCHLLIAVLPPWPVAIALVMFADAAIVMVWNVCSQSSRQRFTPPGLLGRVLTSHRALAWGLTPLGALAGGLIAAGFGLRAVYVMAAVIQVGALVVAWLGLSPRSFEKQQADTDRRAAEDAANAAQNA comes from the coding sequence ATGTCAAGGGGGTGGGTGCGGCTCCAAGCCGCAGCGGTGTCCGGTTCGGTGGCCGAGGGCGTGATGCTGACGACGTTGCCGTTGGTGGCGGTGTCGATCACGACGGATCCTCGGGAGGTGTCGCTGGTCAACATCGTCGGCCAGTCGCCGTGGTTGCTGTTCTCGCTGTTCGCGGGAGTCCTGATCGACCGGGTGCGGCGCACGACCGTGCTCGGGTTCGCTTACGGGGTGCAGGCGTGCGCGGCGGCGGTGTTCGCCGTCGCGGGTCTGATGGACGCGATCAACCTGCCGTTGGTGCTGGTGCTGGCGTTCGTCGTGACGTCCGCGCAGGTGCTCGGCGACGGGGCCAGCGGCGCGCTGGTGCCCGAGGTGGTGGAGCCCGCCGAGTTCGCGGCGGCCAACACCAGGCTGATGCTCATCGACCGGGGCGTGGTGCAGTTCGTCGTGCCGCCCACGGCCGGGTTCCTGGTCGGCTTCGGCTTCGGGATGCCGCCGTGGCTCGCCCTGCTGGCCGCGCTGGTCGCGCTGCTGGTCAGCCGGGGCATCCCGGCCCGGTCGGTGACCCCGTCGCGCAAGCATCCGCTGCGCGACATCGCCGACGGGCTCAAGTTCCTGGTCGGCACGCCGCTGCTGCTGTCGATCACGGTCGCGGTCGCGGTCGGGTCGTTCGCGGCGAGCGCGTACATGTCGATGTTCGTGCTGTACGTGCACGAGATCCTGGGCCTGGGCGCGGTCGGCTACGGCGTGATGATGACCTGCATGGCGGTCGGCTGGGTGGCGTCGTCGTTCGTGGTGCGGCGGGTCGTGGCGCGGCTCGGCTACGCGTGGTCGATGCGCATCTCCCAGGTCGGCATGGTGACCTGCCACCTGCTGATCGCGGTGCTGCCGCCGTGGCCCGTCGCCATCGCGCTGGTGATGTTCGCCGACGCCGCGATCGTCATGGTGTGGAACGTCTGCTCGCAGTCCAGCCGGCAGCGGTTCACCCCGCCCGGCCTGCTCGGCCGGGTGCTGACCAGCCACCGGGCGCTGGCCTGGGGGCTGACACCGCTGGGCGCGCTGGCGGGCGGCCTGATCGCCGCCGGGTTCGGGCTGCGGGCGGTCTACGTGATGGCGGCCGTGATCCAGGTCGGGGCGCTGGTCGTGGCGTGGCTGGGTCTGTCGCCCCGGTCGTTCGAGAAGCAGCAGGCCGACACCGACCGCCGGGCGGCCGAGGACGCCGCGAACGCCGCCCAGAACGCCTAG
- a CDS encoding ArsR/SmtB family transcription factor, with amino-acid sequence MALRFTVSPLWETIAALRVLADPGCYPVHRRWIAEVEPRLAALGPDPTLLTTLVTRPVIPEFLIPTPGVRTIGIEDELKFLPRVAKPARVAAALPDQSRFRPLAEDLKGTLTTICERIGLVHEAIIAPVWPRLEGVLQGDVERRGRRMVEAGGQAVLAELHPDVAYDDQNVTVRRQRTAIGQRDLVLVPSAFTWPDVYLRDSPVRLALCYPAHGFGSLWEPSAAPTGNALARLVGATRARLLHEIERPSTVSELAGRLGVTVGAVSQHLGVLRAAGLAVSRREGREVVSLSTDLGQALARGEVR; translated from the coding sequence ATGGCCCTGCGCTTCACGGTCTCCCCGCTGTGGGAGACGATCGCCGCGCTGCGGGTGCTGGCCGACCCCGGCTGCTACCCGGTGCACCGGCGCTGGATCGCCGAGGTCGAGCCCCGGCTGGCCGCGCTCGGACCGGACCCGACGCTGCTCACCACCCTGGTCACCCGGCCGGTGATCCCGGAGTTCCTGATCCCGACGCCGGGCGTGCGCACGATCGGCATCGAGGACGAGCTCAAGTTCCTGCCCCGGGTGGCCAAGCCCGCCCGGGTGGCGGCGGCGCTGCCCGACCAGTCGCGCTTCCGGCCGCTGGCCGAGGATTTGAAGGGCACCCTGACCACGATCTGCGAGCGGATCGGCCTGGTGCACGAGGCGATCATCGCCCCGGTCTGGCCGCGCCTGGAGGGCGTGCTGCAGGGCGACGTGGAGCGGCGCGGCCGGCGGATGGTCGAGGCGGGCGGCCAGGCCGTGCTGGCCGAACTGCACCCCGACGTCGCCTACGACGACCAGAACGTGACCGTGCGGCGGCAGCGGACCGCCATCGGCCAGCGGGACCTGGTGCTCGTCCCGTCGGCGTTCACCTGGCCGGACGTCTACCTGCGGGACAGCCCGGTGCGGCTGGCGCTGTGCTACCCGGCGCACGGCTTCGGCTCGCTGTGGGAGCCGTCCGCCGCGCCCACCGGCAACGCCCTGGCCCGGCTGGTCGGTGCGACCCGCGCCCGCCTGCTGCACGAGATCGAACGCCCCAGCACGGTGTCCGAACTGGCGGGCCGGCTCGGGGTCACGGTCGGCGCGGTGTCGCAGCACTTGGGCGTGCTGCGGGCGGCCGGCCTCGCGGTGAGCCGGCGGGAGGGGCGCGAGGTGGTGTCGCTGAGCACCGACCTCGGTCAGGCCCTCGCACGCGGGGAAGTACGGTAG
- a CDS encoding substrate-binding domain-containing protein, which produces MSRHRALRTKVRRGIAKWPVAIVGVVVLLVLGYFAYTWVAGIVDQRAAAQAGDCRQGDASLRVAATPSVADAVRQAAESWSRGRPVVYDHCIRVEVQSIHSDVVLQSLTQGWDEAALGARPHAWVTDSMLWANRLGAQNRALLGAQPVSIAASPVLLALPQEGAQAVQAGVGFRWTDLPEVTSAAGGWGRFGKPEWGDFKVAMPDPATNAATAMVIQSALAGASPDGKGPVTTEMLALDPVKATLGRLTASKPEQAPPTTWGALSQLADKPGANASGFSAVPVFEVDLFRHNTGKDSGTAPLQPLYGVAAGGPSPVADFPFVPLAGDWVGEAQVRAAQEFREFLLAPEQQRTLAGAGLRVDTTTERPKPSPGIRWATMTDKLVPADATTAQQISAAWATADNGQSVTVLVDVSKSMEEPGGDGKSRMAWVKDALSGQVNRSVSGALGLWEFSRALDGEKPYRQLVATGPVVGQKQQLLDGVAGLRPQSATQLYSSVAALYEKTLAEYQPGKRNRIIVLTDGANDGGLTFAQLKTELARLKQDGKDIAISVLAIGPDPERQPLGELTRTSGGTLSVVDDGRGVDAALAQLLSA; this is translated from the coding sequence ATGTCTCGACACCGCGCGCTGCGGACCAAGGTGCGGCGCGGTATAGCCAAGTGGCCGGTCGCGATCGTCGGCGTGGTCGTCCTCCTGGTTCTCGGGTACTTCGCCTACACGTGGGTCGCCGGCATCGTGGACCAGCGCGCCGCCGCCCAGGCGGGTGACTGCCGACAGGGTGATGCCTCCCTCCGGGTCGCCGCGACGCCCAGCGTCGCCGACGCGGTCCGCCAGGCCGCCGAGTCGTGGAGCCGCGGCCGCCCGGTCGTCTACGACCACTGCATCCGGGTCGAGGTGCAGTCGATCCACTCCGACGTCGTGCTGCAGAGCCTCACCCAGGGCTGGGACGAGGCCGCGCTCGGCGCGCGACCGCACGCCTGGGTCACCGACTCGATGCTGTGGGCCAACCGGCTCGGCGCGCAGAACCGGGCGCTGCTCGGCGCGCAGCCGGTGTCCATCGCGGCCAGCCCGGTGCTGCTGGCGCTGCCCCAGGAGGGCGCGCAGGCGGTGCAGGCCGGTGTCGGGTTCCGCTGGACCGACCTGCCCGAGGTGACCTCGGCGGCGGGCGGCTGGGGCCGGTTCGGCAAGCCCGAGTGGGGCGACTTCAAGGTGGCCATGCCCGACCCGGCGACCAACGCGGCCACCGCGATGGTGATCCAGTCGGCGCTGGCGGGCGCGAGCCCCGACGGCAAGGGCCCGGTGACCACCGAGATGCTGGCGCTCGACCCGGTGAAGGCGACCCTGGGCCGGCTCACCGCGTCCAAGCCGGAGCAGGCGCCCCCGACCACGTGGGGCGCGCTGTCGCAGCTGGCGGACAAGCCGGGCGCGAACGCGTCCGGGTTCAGCGCGGTGCCGGTGTTCGAGGTGGACCTGTTCCGGCACAACACCGGCAAGGACAGCGGGACCGCGCCGCTGCAACCCCTCTACGGGGTGGCGGCCGGCGGCCCGTCCCCGGTCGCGGACTTCCCGTTCGTGCCGCTGGCCGGCGACTGGGTGGGCGAGGCGCAGGTGCGCGCGGCCCAGGAGTTCCGGGAGTTCCTGCTGGCCCCCGAGCAGCAGAGGACGTTGGCGGGCGCGGGGCTGCGGGTGGACACCACCACCGAGCGGCCCAAGCCCTCGCCGGGCATCCGGTGGGCGACCATGACCGACAAGCTGGTGCCCGCCGACGCCACCACCGCGCAGCAGATCTCCGCCGCGTGGGCGACGGCCGACAACGGCCAGTCGGTGACCGTGCTGGTGGACGTGTCGAAGTCGATGGAGGAGCCCGGCGGCGACGGCAAGTCGCGGATGGCGTGGGTGAAGGACGCACTGTCCGGCCAGGTGAACCGGTCGGTGTCGGGCGCGCTGGGCCTGTGGGAGTTCTCCCGCGCGCTCGACGGCGAGAAGCCCTACCGGCAGCTGGTCGCGACCGGGCCGGTGGTCGGGCAGAAGCAGCAGCTGCTCGACGGCGTGGCCGGGCTGCGCCCGCAGAGCGCGACCCAGTTGTACAGCAGCGTGGCGGCGCTCTACGAGAAGACGCTGGCCGAGTACCAGCCGGGCAAGCGCAACCGGATCATCGTGCTGACCGACGGCGCCAACGACGGCGGGCTGACCTTCGCGCAGCTCAAGACCGAGCTGGCGCGGCTGAAGCAGGACGGCAAGGACATCGCGATCAGCGTCCTGGCGATCGGCCCGGACCCGGAGCGCCAGCCGCTGGGCGAGCTGACCCGGACCAGCGGCGGCACGCTGTCGGTCGTGGACGACGGGCGCGGCGTGGACGCCGCCCTGGCCCAGCTCCTGTCCGCCTAG
- a CDS encoding ArsR/SmtB family transcription factor has translation MRHQDVDPPVDQLRLTEVMAALSDPLRVGLVRLLADGVERNFGEFDAPVAKSTLSHHLRTLRAAGVTSSRNEGTRCFIRLRRDDLAARFPDLLDAVLASAVDDAVGDHVRLRSGEPGQCDPPG, from the coding sequence GTGCGCCACCAGGACGTCGACCCACCCGTCGACCAACTCCGGCTGACCGAGGTGATGGCCGCCCTCAGCGACCCGCTGCGGGTCGGCCTGGTGCGGCTGCTGGCGGACGGCGTGGAACGCAACTTCGGCGAGTTCGACGCCCCGGTGGCCAAGTCGACCCTCAGCCACCACCTGCGCACCCTGCGCGCGGCGGGCGTGACGTCCAGCCGCAACGAGGGCACCCGCTGCTTCATCCGCCTGCGCCGCGACGACCTCGCCGCCCGCTTCCCGGACCTGCTCGACGCGGTGCTGGCCTCGGCCGTCGACGACGCCGTGGGCGACCACGTGCGACTGCGGTCCGGCGAGCCGGGCCAGTGCGACCCGCCGGGCTAG
- a CDS encoding SDR family NAD(P)-dependent oxidoreductase — protein sequence MELSGQVALVTGSTSGIGRAAARLLAADGAEVVVTGRDAARGAETVAEIEADGGRARFVAVDLADVTSVRRLADAAGEVDVLVNNAGIFPFAPTLEQDPAGYEKLFDVNVRALFFLTAAIVPAMIAKGAGAIVNVSSNITGLGVPGGAVYSATKGAVEALTRTWAVEFGGHGVRVNTVSPGPTLTETVKATTAEIAEQQGKVSALGRAAAPQEIAEAVRYLASPRATYVTGATLVVDGGRLIV from the coding sequence ATGGAACTCTCCGGACAGGTCGCGCTCGTCACCGGCAGCACGTCGGGGATCGGCCGCGCGGCGGCCCGACTGCTCGCCGCCGACGGCGCGGAGGTCGTCGTGACCGGGCGCGACGCCGCCCGCGGGGCGGAGACCGTCGCCGAGATCGAGGCCGACGGCGGACGGGCCCGGTTCGTGGCCGTCGACCTCGCCGACGTAACGTCCGTGCGCCGCCTGGCCGACGCGGCGGGCGAGGTGGACGTACTGGTCAACAACGCCGGCATCTTCCCGTTCGCACCCACCCTGGAGCAGGACCCGGCGGGCTACGAGAAGCTGTTCGACGTCAACGTGCGCGCGCTGTTCTTCCTGACCGCCGCGATCGTGCCGGCGATGATCGCCAAGGGCGCGGGGGCCATCGTGAACGTGTCCTCCAACATCACCGGGCTGGGCGTGCCGGGCGGTGCCGTGTACAGCGCGACCAAGGGTGCGGTGGAGGCGCTCACCCGCACCTGGGCCGTCGAGTTCGGCGGGCACGGGGTGCGGGTGAACACCGTCTCGCCCGGACCGACCCTCACCGAGACCGTCAAGGCCACCACGGCCGAGATCGCCGAGCAGCAGGGCAAGGTCAGCGCGCTGGGCCGGGCCGCCGCGCCCCAGGAGATCGCCGAAGCCGTGCGCTACCTGGCCTCGCCGCGCGCGACCTACGTGACCGGCGCGACGCTCGTGGTCGACGGCGGCCGGCTGATCGTCTGA